The following proteins are co-located in the Pseudoalteromonas sp. N1230-9 genome:
- a CDS encoding FKBP-type peptidyl-prolyl cis-trans isomerase encodes MIVAANKVVKMHYSVLDNNKNTIDNSFDGEPLVFIVGTGFLIPGLENALLGKEAGDTFSVTVEPEQGYGERHDDLMQAVPKSMFEGMEIEVGMQFRATTDAGDQSVMIIEIQDEDVIVDGNHPLSGITLHFDVEVLEVRDATEEELAHGHVHGEGGCGHSH; translated from the coding sequence ATGATCGTAGCAGCAAACAAAGTGGTAAAAATGCATTATTCAGTATTGGATAATAACAAAAATACCATCGACAATTCTTTCGATGGTGAACCACTGGTGTTTATCGTGGGCACAGGATTTTTAATCCCTGGTCTTGAAAACGCGCTACTCGGTAAAGAAGCCGGTGATACATTCAGTGTGACTGTAGAGCCAGAACAAGGCTATGGTGAGCGTCACGACGACCTAATGCAAGCAGTGCCGAAGTCGATGTTCGAAGGCATGGAAATTGAAGTAGGTATGCAATTTAGAGCAACAACTGATGCAGGCGATCAATCAGTCATGATCATTGAAATCCAAGATGAAGACGTGATTGTCGATGGTAATCATCCTCTTTCAGGTATTACGCTTCACTTTGATGTTGAAGTACTCGAAGTACGCGATGCCACAGAAGAGGAGCTTGCACACGGTCATGTGCATGGCGAAGGTGGTTGTGGTCACAGCCACTAA
- a CDS encoding efflux RND transporter periplasmic adaptor subunit yields MLMRNTQRMQKLSTESITTTVYALALSVVLTGCSDDKSQQQATPPPAVSVYNVNTQEVGNYREFVARTEAFQEVKIRARVEGELIERHFDEGSSVEKDQLLLRIDPSEYRSTVTEVEADLKSRIAAASAAERDLKRGKDVASQGFISQSDLDKLTTNFEQATAAVKAAEAELEKAKLNLSYTEIKAPFSGRIGKVNYDVGNIVGPSSNELAELTDVNPIYVSFQVEEADYISYRQQHQTPSGRDPRDVPIDLTLRLPNNSTFPAKGVLDFADTKINRNTGTVELRASFDNPDGIVMPGLFVTLIVESTNKKELALIPQVAVQENQQGKFVLVVGDDNKVAMRIVELGRRINAMWVVESGLEAGEKVVIEGLQKVRQGAEVKAVEKKVDATTGTISNKANS; encoded by the coding sequence ATGCTGATGCGCAATACACAACGCATGCAAAAGCTATCAACTGAATCTATAACAACAACAGTATATGCATTGGCATTAAGTGTCGTACTTACAGGTTGTTCAGATGACAAGTCTCAGCAGCAAGCAACACCACCCCCTGCTGTCTCTGTATACAATGTGAATACACAAGAGGTCGGTAACTACCGCGAATTTGTAGCACGAACAGAGGCATTTCAAGAGGTTAAAATTAGAGCGCGAGTTGAAGGTGAGCTTATTGAGCGTCACTTTGACGAAGGTTCGTCTGTTGAAAAAGATCAGTTATTACTTCGTATTGACCCTTCAGAGTATCGTTCAACGGTCACTGAAGTTGAAGCTGATTTAAAAAGCCGTATCGCAGCGGCCAGTGCAGCTGAGCGAGATTTAAAGCGCGGCAAAGATGTTGCGTCACAAGGGTTTATTTCTCAATCTGACCTCGACAAATTAACGACCAATTTTGAGCAAGCAACTGCGGCGGTTAAAGCGGCAGAAGCAGAGCTTGAGAAAGCGAAGTTAAATTTAAGCTATACCGAAATTAAAGCGCCATTCAGTGGGCGCATTGGTAAAGTAAATTATGATGTTGGCAATATTGTTGGGCCATCATCAAATGAACTTGCAGAGCTGACAGATGTTAACCCTATCTATGTGAGTTTTCAGGTAGAAGAGGCAGATTACATTAGTTATCGTCAACAGCACCAGACACCGTCAGGTCGCGACCCGCGAGATGTACCAATAGATTTAACACTACGCTTACCGAATAATTCGACCTTTCCTGCAAAGGGTGTATTAGATTTTGCTGATACTAAAATTAACCGTAATACTGGTACGGTTGAACTTAGAGCCTCGTTTGATAATCCCGATGGTATTGTGATGCCAGGGTTATTTGTCACTTTAATCGTAGAGAGTACCAATAAAAAAGAACTTGCACTGATCCCACAAGTCGCCGTGCAAGAAAATCAACAGGGTAAATTTGTACTGGTTGTTGGTGATGATAATAAAGTCGCCATGCGTATTGTTGAACTTGGCCGCCGTATCAATGCCATGTGGGTGGTTGAATCAGGTCTTGAAGCTGGGGAAAAGGTGGTTATTGAAGGCCTGCAAAAAGTACGGCAAGGTGCAGAAGTTAAGGCTGTGGAAAAGAAAGTAGATGCCACAACAGGCACTATTTCTAATAAAGCAAACTCTTAG
- the nadB gene encoding L-aspartate oxidase, whose product MNQNKHHITDVAIIGSGAAGLSLALSLANHCKVTVLSKGALTEGSTLYAQGGIAAVFDKKNDSIESHVEDTLDAGGGLCDRDAVHYTASNAKKCLKWLIEQGVPFDMEFDSKGKERFHLTREGGHSHRRILHAADATGRAVQTTLISQVQAHPNITLLENYNAIDLISDKSLGKKGKHIHGLYVWNCEDKKVETIAAKFVALATGGASKVYLYTSNPDVSSGDGIAMAWRSGCRVANMEFNQFHPTSLYHPELQNFLITEAMRGEGAYLKRPDGTRFMKDFDEREELAPRDIVARAIDFEMKRLGANCVYLDISHKDKDFIIEHFPTIYAKCLSVGLDITKEAIPVVPAAHYTCGGVMTDFNGRTDLDNLYAVGEVAYTGLHGANRMASNSLLECIVFAHAAAKDILSKIDTSPAPEPLPLWDESRVTNSDEEIVITHNWHELRLFMWDYVGIVRSTKRLERALHRVELLQQEIHDYYANFRVTNNLLELRNLVQVAELIIRSALERKESRGLHYTIDYPNQTENPTPTILTPKLVAALQ is encoded by the coding sequence ATGAACCAAAATAAACATCACATTACTGATGTCGCTATCATTGGCAGCGGCGCCGCAGGCCTTTCCCTTGCCTTATCACTCGCTAATCACTGTAAAGTAACCGTATTAAGTAAAGGGGCACTTACAGAAGGCTCTACATTGTATGCACAAGGCGGTATTGCGGCGGTTTTTGATAAGAAAAATGACAGCATTGAATCTCATGTTGAGGATACACTTGATGCAGGTGGTGGCCTGTGTGACCGTGATGCGGTTCACTACACTGCAAGCAATGCTAAAAAGTGTTTAAAGTGGCTTATTGAGCAAGGTGTGCCTTTTGACATGGAATTTGACTCAAAGGGCAAAGAACGTTTTCACCTAACACGTGAAGGCGGCCATAGTCATCGCCGCATTCTGCACGCTGCTGATGCAACGGGTCGTGCTGTACAAACAACACTTATCAGCCAAGTACAAGCACACCCTAACATCACGTTATTAGAAAACTACAATGCGATTGATTTGATCAGCGATAAAAGCCTTGGCAAAAAAGGAAAGCATATCCATGGCTTATATGTCTGGAATTGTGAAGATAAAAAAGTAGAAACGATTGCTGCTAAGTTCGTCGCGCTTGCAACTGGCGGTGCAAGCAAGGTGTACTTATATACCTCTAACCCAGATGTATCGAGTGGTGATGGTATTGCGATGGCGTGGCGCTCTGGTTGTCGAGTGGCGAATATGGAATTTAACCAATTCCACCCGACGAGTTTATATCACCCAGAGCTGCAAAACTTTTTGATCACAGAAGCAATGCGCGGTGAAGGTGCGTATTTAAAACGCCCTGATGGCACACGCTTTATGAAAGATTTTGACGAGCGCGAAGAGCTTGCGCCTCGTGATATTGTCGCTCGCGCTATCGACTTTGAAATGAAACGCCTTGGTGCAAACTGTGTCTATTTAGATATCAGCCACAAAGATAAAGATTTTATTATTGAGCACTTCCCAACTATCTACGCAAAGTGCTTAAGTGTTGGCCTTGATATAACGAAAGAAGCGATTCCAGTCGTCCCTGCCGCGCATTATACGTGCGGTGGTGTCATGACTGACTTTAATGGTCGAACAGATCTCGATAATTTATATGCCGTGGGTGAAGTCGCTTATACAGGTCTTCACGGTGCAAACCGAATGGCGAGTAACTCATTACTTGAGTGTATTGTGTTTGCCCATGCTGCGGCAAAAGACATTTTAAGCAAAATTGACACCTCACCTGCGCCAGAACCATTACCTTTATGGGATGAAAGTCGTGTCACTAACTCAGATGAAGAAATCGTTATAACCCACAACTGGCATGAGCTAAGGTTATTTATGTGGGATTACGTGGGCATTGTGCGCTCAACCAAGCGCTTAGAACGCGCACTGCATCGCGTTGAATTACTGCAGCAAGAAATCCATGATTACTATGCAAACTTTAGGGTTACAAATAACTTACTAGAACTTCGTAACTTGGTACAAGTTGCGGAGCTGATTATTCGTAGTGCCCTTGAGCGTAAAGAAAGCCGCGGGCTTCATTATACAATCGACTACCCAAATCAAACTGAAAACCCCACACCGACTATATTAACACCTAAGCTGGTTGCTGCACTGCAATAA
- a CDS encoding efflux RND transporter permease subunit: MISKTFISRPKFALVISIVITIAGLISMALLPVNMYPQITPPQVQITASYPGASAQIVEESVIRPIEEQVNGVEDMMYIESTSSNNGTANITVYFKVGTDTDIAQVNVQNRVALAESGLPEEVKRQGVSVKKKSSSMLLGINLYSSKDNIDAIFLSNYATNYLTEPLGRINGVASAEVMGEQTYSMRLWLRPDRMASLELTVAEVQAALQEQNTIVAAGKLGAAPTGPSQQFEYSIQAKGRLKTPEEFGQTIIRANKDGNFVRLNDIARIEMGAASYSTTAKLNQQDTAFIVIYQLTEANATQVATDVKARMEELAKQLPDGIEYSIPYDTTEFINRSIEEVVITLVQAVGLVILVVFLFLQNWRATLIPTVAIPVSLVGTFAFMMMMGYSINLITLFGLVLAIGIVVDDAIIVIENVERILKEEKLPIKEAVTKAMEQVSGPIVATTLVLLAVFVPVGFMPGITGELYKQFSVTISFAVLISSVNALTLSPALCALLLNEKAMKPIKWLAPFENVITRSTSGYSKVINFILKRSARMALFAVVIFAAAGWLVKTVPTGFVPAEDQGFLFVDVQLPDAAASNRTQEVMHKLGDIVKNEPAATDFIAVSGFSLLGGAGSNNALGIVVLKDWEERTSSELGLRAVLTRLMGQFWAMPDAQIMAFNPPSIPGLGTSAGFEFRLQDSEGREPAELAQVLNGLIYEANQRPELSNVYSTFRANVPQYFLEIDRNKAKAQGVALSDIFLTLQAQLGSLYINDFNQFSRTYRVIMQAESRFRQNPADLQYYYVRNDEGAMVPLTTLAKLEPILGPTSLTHFNLYRSASISGQPAAGYSSGDAIKVMQELAEQLPTGYVYEWAGQSKQEIEAGNVAPILFGLAVVFVYLFLVAQYESWTIPFSVIAAVPLALFGAMLALYVIGMENNIYAQVGLVLLIGLSTKTAILIVEFAMEERSAGKGILEAALNAAKMRFRAVLMTALSFVLGVLPLVFASGAGAGSRISLGVTVLFGMLAATIFGTLLVPLFYTLVQGMREKIKGQASS, translated from the coding sequence ATGATTAGCAAAACATTTATATCTCGCCCTAAGTTTGCACTGGTTATATCTATTGTTATTACGATTGCGGGCTTAATATCGATGGCTTTATTGCCGGTTAATATGTACCCGCAAATCACCCCGCCACAAGTACAAATTACAGCCAGTTATCCTGGTGCGAGTGCGCAAATAGTCGAAGAGTCCGTTATTAGACCTATTGAAGAACAGGTCAATGGGGTTGAAGATATGATGTATATCGAGTCAACTTCATCTAATAACGGTACTGCGAATATAACCGTTTACTTTAAAGTCGGCACTGATACGGACATAGCACAGGTTAATGTGCAAAATCGTGTCGCACTGGCTGAGTCAGGTTTGCCTGAAGAAGTGAAGCGTCAAGGGGTGTCGGTTAAGAAAAAATCAAGCTCAATGCTTTTAGGTATTAACCTTTATTCAAGCAAAGATAATATTGATGCTATTTTTCTAAGTAACTACGCGACAAATTATTTAACTGAGCCTTTAGGGCGTATCAATGGTGTGGCCTCAGCAGAGGTTATGGGGGAGCAGACGTACTCGATGCGATTATGGCTGCGTCCCGATAGAATGGCTTCTTTAGAGTTAACGGTGGCGGAAGTACAAGCTGCGTTACAAGAGCAAAACACCATAGTGGCGGCCGGTAAGTTGGGTGCGGCACCAACAGGGCCTAGCCAGCAATTTGAATACTCAATTCAGGCGAAGGGGCGTTTAAAGACACCAGAAGAGTTTGGTCAAACTATTATTCGCGCAAATAAAGATGGTAATTTTGTGCGTTTAAATGATATCGCGCGCATTGAAATGGGAGCCGCGAGCTACAGTACGACCGCCAAATTAAACCAGCAAGATACTGCGTTTATTGTTATTTATCAGCTAACTGAGGCGAATGCGACACAAGTTGCTACCGATGTTAAAGCGCGTATGGAGGAGCTAGCAAAGCAGTTACCTGATGGTATTGAGTACTCAATTCCCTATGATACAACTGAATTTATTAACCGTTCAATTGAAGAAGTGGTAATAACACTTGTACAAGCCGTTGGTTTGGTTATTTTAGTGGTGTTTTTGTTTTTACAAAATTGGCGCGCAACACTGATTCCTACCGTTGCGATTCCGGTGTCTTTGGTGGGTACCTTCGCATTTATGATGATGATGGGTTATTCCATCAACCTAATTACGCTTTTTGGTTTGGTGCTGGCAATCGGGATTGTGGTTGATGATGCTATTATCGTTATCGAAAATGTTGAGCGGATCCTAAAAGAAGAAAAACTACCTATAAAAGAAGCCGTTACCAAAGCAATGGAGCAGGTATCAGGCCCCATTGTTGCAACCACCCTCGTGTTATTAGCGGTATTTGTGCCTGTTGGATTTATGCCAGGGATCACCGGAGAGCTTTATAAACAATTCTCCGTAACGATTTCATTCGCTGTACTTATTTCATCTGTTAATGCACTTACTTTAAGTCCTGCGCTGTGTGCTTTGCTATTAAATGAAAAAGCCATGAAACCAATAAAATGGTTGGCTCCTTTCGAAAATGTGATCACACGCTCAACCAGCGGATATAGCAAAGTAATTAATTTTATCTTAAAGCGTTCTGCGCGAATGGCACTTTTCGCTGTGGTGATTTTTGCTGCCGCAGGGTGGCTTGTAAAAACGGTTCCTACAGGCTTTGTACCAGCAGAAGATCAAGGCTTTTTGTTCGTTGATGTGCAGTTGCCAGACGCAGCAGCAAGTAATCGTACTCAAGAGGTGATGCATAAATTAGGGGATATTGTAAAAAATGAACCCGCAGCGACTGATTTTATAGCCGTGTCTGGGTTTTCGTTACTAGGTGGTGCAGGTTCAAATAATGCATTAGGGATTGTGGTGTTAAAAGACTGGGAGGAGCGAACTAGCTCTGAACTTGGTTTGCGTGCGGTACTAACACGTTTAATGGGGCAGTTTTGGGCGATGCCAGATGCGCAGATTATGGCATTTAATCCACCATCAATCCCAGGGTTAGGTACCAGTGCAGGTTTTGAGTTTAGGTTGCAAGATAGTGAAGGGCGTGAGCCCGCTGAGCTTGCTCAGGTATTAAATGGACTTATTTATGAGGCAAATCAGCGTCCAGAGCTTTCTAATGTTTACAGCACATTTAGAGCAAATGTGCCGCAATACTTTTTAGAGATTGACCGCAATAAGGCCAAGGCCCAAGGGGTGGCACTTAGTGATATTTTCTTAACTTTACAGGCACAATTAGGATCATTGTATATTAATGACTTTAATCAATTTAGTCGCACATACAGAGTGATCATGCAGGCGGAGAGTCGTTTTCGTCAAAACCCTGCCGACTTACAATATTACTATGTGCGTAATGATGAAGGTGCAATGGTGCCGCTTACCACGCTTGCTAAGCTTGAGCCAATCCTTGGCCCAACCAGCTTAACGCACTTTAATTTATACCGCAGTGCGAGTATTAGCGGGCAGCCCGCAGCGGGTTACTCAAGTGGTGATGCGATAAAAGTCATGCAAGAATTAGCTGAGCAGCTGCCCACGGGTTATGTTTATGAATGGGCTGGGCAATCTAAACAAGAAATAGAAGCAGGTAATGTTGCACCGATTCTATTTGGTTTAGCGGTTGTTTTTGTTTATTTATTCTTAGTCGCACAATATGAAAGTTGGACGATTCCATTTTCGGTCATTGCGGCCGTACCACTGGCGTTATTTGGTGCAATGCTTGCGTTATATGTAATTGGTATGGAAAACAATATCTATGCACAAGTGGGCCTTGTGTTGTTAATTGGCCTATCAACTAAAACTGCTATTCTGATCGTTGAGTTTGCTATGGAAGAACGCTCAGCGGGTAAAGGAATTCTCGAAGCAGCATTAAATGCGGCGAAAATGCGTTTTAGAGCGGTGCTAATGACAGCCCTCTCGTTTGTGCTTGGCGTATTACCTTTAGTATTTGCAAGCGGTGCAGGCGCTGGAAGTCGAATATCACTGGGTGTAACTGTGCTGTTCGGTATGTTAGCTGCTACGATATTTGGTACATTGTTGGTGCCATTATTTTATACCCTTGTGCAGGGGATGCGTGAAAAAATAAAAGGGCAAGCATCTTCATAG
- a CDS encoding sigma-E factor negative regulatory protein has product MTKADVNKLDNEQLSALLDGEQQLTDEAITKDDVATFGRYAMIGDAMRAEANNSAFNFDIADAVADALEHEPVYADFANKTNAPKSEEIVAATGTDNVVAFNWRRPFAQVAIAASVAMFAIVGVQTLPQNSESPESDIPLLQTTPLTGVASPVSYSSEQPALENAQQGLRELQQQRIGALVLEHHRQARVAYSLEKSQTEAKAEEENH; this is encoded by the coding sequence ATGACAAAAGCAGACGTTAACAAGTTGGATAACGAGCAGCTATCCGCGTTACTTGACGGCGAACAGCAACTAACCGATGAAGCGATAACAAAAGACGATGTCGCGACATTTGGTCGTTATGCGATGATCGGTGATGCAATGCGTGCTGAGGCAAATAACAGCGCTTTTAACTTTGATATTGCCGACGCCGTTGCAGATGCACTTGAACACGAACCTGTCTATGCCGATTTCGCGAATAAAACAAATGCACCAAAAAGCGAAGAAATCGTGGCAGCAACAGGTACTGACAATGTTGTCGCATTTAACTGGCGCCGTCCATTTGCACAAGTTGCTATCGCAGCAAGCGTTGCAATGTTCGCGATAGTGGGCGTACAAACATTGCCGCAAAACAGTGAGTCACCTGAAAGTGACATTCCATTGCTACAAACAACCCCATTGACTGGCGTGGCATCACCGGTGAGCTACTCATCTGAACAGCCAGCGCTTGAAAATGCACAGCAAGGTTTGCGTGAGTTACAGCAGCAGCGAATTGGTGCACTTGTTCTAGAGCACCATAGACAAGCACGTGTTGCTTATTCATTAGAAAAGTCGCAAACTGAGGCCAAAGCCGAAGAGGAAAATCACTAA
- a CDS encoding DUF481 domain-containing protein has translation MLTSWQVAAVDPFEDFHEYGQLSEEEIHKIHKGEMLYGDMEFGFMISSGNTHSTSFKYKGNLYQDFEKWRNQFKIDTLYKRDRNDETGDDEVSADRIFISGQGNYKLNVKNESFFIYADYEEDEFSGLEFKSTVATGYGNRIYQGSKNKVDIDVGPGLYRSVADEDMATEEDETKTGYLLRLALQWERTVSARTRFNQDVSYEQSMSGLNSRLKSETSLISKIMGDVSLKFTYMYRYNSKPEEDKLKYDSELSATFVYSF, from the coding sequence ATGCTGACTAGCTGGCAGGTTGCCGCTGTTGATCCATTTGAAGATTTTCATGAGTATGGTCAGCTATCTGAAGAAGAAATCCATAAAATCCATAAGGGCGAGATGCTTTATGGGGATATGGAATTTGGCTTTATGATTAGTAGTGGTAATACACATTCAACCAGCTTTAAATATAAAGGTAACCTGTATCAGGATTTTGAAAAATGGCGTAACCAATTCAAAATAGACACCCTATATAAACGAGACCGTAATGACGAAACTGGTGATGATGAAGTTTCAGCTGATCGAATCTTTATATCAGGGCAGGGTAACTACAAGCTAAACGTTAAAAATGAATCTTTCTTTATTTATGCTGATTATGAAGAAGATGAGTTTAGTGGCTTAGAGTTTAAAAGCACTGTGGCTACAGGTTATGGTAATCGCATATACCAAGGTAGCAAGAACAAGGTTGATATAGATGTTGGGCCCGGCCTTTACCGCTCAGTTGCCGATGAAGATATGGCAACCGAAGAGGATGAAACTAAAACCGGCTACTTATTGCGCTTAGCTCTGCAGTGGGAGCGCACGGTATCTGCACGCACACGTTTTAACCAAGATGTAAGTTATGAGCAATCTATGTCTGGGTTAAACTCGCGACTAAAATCAGAAACCTCGCTGATCAGCAAAATCATGGGTGATGTATCGCTTAAATTTACCTATATGTACCGTTATAACTCAAAACCAGAGGAAGACAAGCTTAAGTATGATTCAGAGCTCAGTGCAACCTTTGTTTATAGCTTTTAA
- the rpoE gene encoding RNA polymerase sigma factor RpoE, translated as MSEQDLDLALVKRVQQGDKNAFNLLVRKYQNKIAGLISRYVSNQGDVADVAQEAFIKAYRALPNFRGDSAFYTWLYRIAVNCAKNYLVAQGRKPPANDVDAEEAEFYDSADAMRSNASPENLLLSDEVRAVIFNTIDSLPEDLKTAITLREIEGMSYEEIAVVMDCPVGTVRSRIFRAREAIDNKLNPLIGES; from the coding sequence ATGAGCGAGCAGGATTTGGATTTAGCGCTAGTTAAAAGGGTCCAGCAAGGAGATAAAAACGCCTTCAACCTATTAGTTAGAAAATATCAGAATAAAATCGCAGGCTTGATCTCACGTTATGTGTCGAATCAAGGTGATGTTGCTGATGTCGCTCAAGAAGCTTTTATTAAAGCTTATCGTGCGTTACCTAACTTTAGAGGGGACAGCGCCTTTTATACTTGGTTATACCGTATCGCCGTAAATTGTGCTAAAAATTACTTAGTTGCTCAGGGCCGAAAGCCCCCAGCGAACGATGTTGATGCAGAAGAAGCTGAGTTTTATGACAGTGCAGATGCAATGCGTTCTAACGCATCGCCAGAGAATCTGTTACTCAGTGACGAAGTACGTGCTGTAATTTTTAATACAATTGATAGTTTGCCTGAAGATCTGAAAACTGCGATTACCCTTCGAGAGATAGAAGGGATGAGCTATGAAGAAATAGCCGTGGTTATGGATTGCCCCGTGGGAACTGTACGTTCACGTATATTCCGTGCCCGCGAAGCGATTGATAATAAATTAAATCCATTAATAGGTGAGTCTTAG
- the ygfZ gene encoding tRNA-modifying protein YgfZ has protein sequence MSTVYACPLSHTLISLSGKDKLSYLHGQVTQDINKLSNDNFLWAGHCNAKGKLWGVFKLFTYQDSYYLVGSKPEVAQSLVELKKYAVFSQVEIEQSDKPLIGLTGEDLTSTLALLNIHFNDTQTAVDFAGGKALKLAENRVLLMVNNDFSLPDDITALDNDNMWQEAAITAAEPSLNEDAIGEYVPQMVNLQAIGGISFRKGCYTGQETVARMKYLGKNKRAMYIVAGKADGLLDELELETQMGENWRRAGKLISQCYNQQTHTLVGLVVLPNDNETGHVLRAKHLPQVELSIQALPYSLEDE, from the coding sequence ATGTCGACTGTTTACGCATGCCCATTATCTCATACGCTTATTAGCCTTTCAGGTAAAGATAAGCTGTCATACCTTCACGGGCAAGTTACTCAAGATATCAATAAGCTAAGTAACGATAACTTCTTATGGGCAGGACACTGTAATGCCAAAGGTAAACTTTGGGGTGTGTTCAAGCTATTTACATACCAAGATAGCTACTACCTAGTTGGCTCTAAACCTGAGGTAGCACAATCTTTGGTCGAATTAAAAAAGTATGCTGTATTCTCTCAAGTTGAGATTGAGCAATCTGATAAGCCGCTTATTGGCTTAACTGGTGAAGATCTTACCTCAACCCTCGCGTTGTTGAATATCCATTTTAATGATACTCAGACTGCTGTTGATTTTGCAGGAGGCAAAGCGCTAAAGCTTGCAGAAAACCGCGTATTATTGATGGTAAATAATGACTTTAGCTTACCTGACGATATCACCGCACTTGATAATGACAACATGTGGCAAGAAGCAGCAATCACTGCCGCTGAACCCTCTTTAAATGAAGATGCTATTGGCGAATATGTACCGCAAATGGTTAATTTACAGGCTATAGGCGGTATTAGCTTCAGAAAAGGCTGTTATACAGGGCAAGAAACCGTCGCCCGTATGAAGTATCTCGGAAAAAATAAACGCGCCATGTATATCGTCGCAGGTAAAGCCGATGGTTTACTCGATGAACTAGAGCTTGAAACACAAATGGGCGAAAACTGGCGCCGTGCAGGCAAGCTTATCAGCCAATGTTATAATCAACAAACGCACACTCTTGTGGGCCTTGTAGTCTTACCAAATGACAATGAAACAGGCCACGTATTACGTGCAAAACACCTCCCTCAGGTTGAGCTATCAATTCAAGCTCTACCTTACTCTCTCGAAGATGAATAA
- a CDS encoding FAD assembly factor SdhE has protein sequence MTEIHSKERIRWACRRGMLELDVLFMPFVEQAFDSLSTEQQAVFQRLLECDDPDLFAWFMGHEECKDAELKSMVTLILDRVRV, from the coding sequence ATGACTGAAATTCACAGTAAAGAACGCATTCGTTGGGCGTGCCGCCGTGGTATGCTCGAACTTGATGTTTTATTCATGCCATTCGTTGAACAAGCGTTTGACTCACTATCTACAGAGCAGCAAGCTGTATTTCAACGCCTACTTGAGTGCGATGATCCTGATTTATTTGCATGGTTTATGGGTCACGAAGAATGTAAAGATGCAGAGCTCAAGAGCATGGTGACGCTTATTTTAGACCGAGTTCGTGTATAG
- a CDS encoding HI1450 family dsDNA-mimic protein, whose amino-acid sequence MAGPRLYSEEEVTHQAYDIFLELAPDNLSEQDIADFNEHREELGFIEEGEPDNQWQDFVALEIEPELFVQVLVGLEFDNQDILFAKILISRDKDAPFCHILWKDSE is encoded by the coding sequence ATGGCTGGTCCACGCTTATACAGTGAAGAAGAAGTAACACATCAGGCGTATGATATATTTTTAGAATTAGCACCTGACAACTTAAGCGAGCAAGATATTGCTGACTTTAATGAACACCGCGAAGAGCTCGGTTTTATTGAAGAAGGTGAACCGGATAATCAATGGCAAGATTTTGTTGCATTAGAGATTGAACCTGAGCTGTTTGTGCAAGTCTTAGTAGGACTTGAGTTTGATAATCAAGATATTCTGTTTGCCAAAATTTTAATTAGCCGAGATAAAGATGCGCCTTTTTGTCATATTCTTTGGAAAGATAGCGAATAA